In Monodelphis domestica isolate mMonDom1 chromosome 4, mMonDom1.pri, whole genome shotgun sequence, one DNA window encodes the following:
- the LHB gene encoding lutropin subunit beta precursor (The RefSeq protein has 1 substitution compared to this genomic sequence): MERYQELTVLLLLLLLEGGSGGAGSFRPLCRPTNATLAAESDACPVCVTFTTTICAGYCPSMVRVLPAALPPGPQLVCTYRELTFSWIRLPGCPPGVDPIFSFPVALSCACGSCRLSHSDCGGPRARPHLCTRPHLSLRLL; the protein is encoded by the exons ATGGAGAGGTACCAG GAGCTCacggtgctgctgctgctgctgctgctggaggggGGCTCCGGAGGAGCCGGCTCCTTCCGCCCCCTGTGCAGACCGACTAACGCCACCCTGGCTGCGGAGAGCGACGCCTGCCCAGTGTGTGTGACTTTCACCACCACCATCTGTGCTGGCTACTGCCCCAGCATG GTGCGGGTACTGCCAGCCGCGTTGCCTCCTGGCCCTCAGCTGGTCTGCACATACAGGGAGCTGACCTTCTCCTCCATCCGGCTGCCTGGATGCCCCCCTGGAGTGGACCCCATCTTCTCCTTCCCCGTGGCCCTCAGCTGTGCTTGTGGATCCTGCCGCCTGAGCCACTCAGACTGCGGGGGGCCCCGGGCCCGACCCCACCTGTGCACCCGGCCCCACCTCAGCCTCCGCCTCCTCTAG
- the RUVBL2 gene encoding ruvB-like 2, giving the protein MATTAATTKVPEVRDVTRIERIGAHSHIRGLGLDDALEPRQVSQGMVGQLAARRAAGVVLEMIREGKIAGRAVLIAGQPGTGKTAIAMGMAQALGPDTPFTAIAGSEIFSLEMSKTEALTQAFRRSIGVRIKEETEIIEGEVVEIQIDRPATGTGSKVGKLTLKTTEMETIYDLGTKMIESLTKEKVQAGDVITIDKATGKISKLGRSFTRARDYDAMGSQTKFVQCPDGELQKRKEVVHTVSLHEIDVINSRTQGFLALFSGDTGEIKSEVREQINAKVAEWREEGKAEIIPGVLFIDEVHMLDIESFSFLNRALESDMAPVLIMATNRGITRIRGTSYQSPHGIPIDLLDRLLIVSTTPYSEKDTKQILRIRCEEEDVEMSEDAYTVLTRIGLETSLRYAIQLITAASLVCRKRKGTEVQVDDIKRVYSLFLDESRSTQYMKEYQDAFLFNELKGETMDTS; this is encoded by the exons ATGGCAACCACG GCAGCGACCACCAAGGTTCCTGAGGTGCGGGATGTGACTCGGATTGAGCGGATTG GTGCTCACTCCCACATCCGAGGCTTAGGGTTGGATGATGCTCTGGAGCCCAGACAG GTGTCCCAAGGCATGGTGGGACAGCTGGCCGCCCGGCGGGCTGCTGGTGTGGTGCTGGAGATGATCCGGGAGGGGAAGATAGCCGGTCGGGCCGTGCTCATAGCTGGGCAGCCTGGCACAGGGAAGACGGCCATTGCCATGG gcATGGCCCAGGCCCTGGGACCTGACACGCCATTCACCGCCATTGCTGGTAGTGAGATCTTTTCTTTGGAAATGAGCAAGACAGAGGCCTTGACCCAGGCTTTCCGCAGGTCCATTGGGGTCCGAATAAA GGAAGAGACTGAGATCATTGAAGGGGAAGTGGTGGAGATCCAGATTGACCGGCCTGCTACAGGAACG GGCTCCAAGGTGGGGAAGCTGACCCTGAAGACCACAGAGATGGAGACCATCTATGATCTGGGCACAAAAATGATTGAGTCCCTCACCAAGGAAAAGGTCCAAGCAGG AGATGTCATCACCATCGACAAGGCCACAGGCAAGATATCGAAGCTGGGGCGCTCCTTTACCCGGGCCAGGGACTATGACGCTATGGGCTCCCAG ACCAAGTTTGTTCAGTGTCCGGACGGGGAGcttcagaagagaaaggaggTTGTGCATACGGTGTCTCTCCATGAGATTGATGTCATCAACTCCCGCACCCAGGGCTTCCTGGCACTCTTCTCAG GTGACACCGGGGAGATCAAGTCTGAGGTGCGGGAGCAGATCAATGCCAAAGTCGCCGAGTGGCGAGAGGAAGGCAAGGCCGAGATCATCCCCGGG GTGCTATTCATAGATGAGGTTCACATGCTTGACATCGAGAGCTTCTCTTTCCTCAACCGGGCACTGGAGAGTGACATGGCGCCTGTGCTCATTATGGCTACCAACCGAGGCATTACCAG aATCCGGGGTACCAGCTACCAGAGTCCCCACGGCATTCCCATTGACCTGCTAGATCGGCTGCTCATCGTCTCCACCACTCCTTATAGTGAGAAGGACACAAAGCAGATTCTCCGGATCCG GTGTGAGGAGGAGGATGTAGAGATGAGTGAAGATGCTTATACGGTGCTGACCCGAATCGGTCTGGAGACCTCCCTTCGGTACGCCATTCAGCTCATCACAGCCGCCAGCCTGGTGTGCCGGAAGCGCAAG GGCACCGAAGTGCAGGTGGACGACATTAAGCGGGTCTACTCTCTCTTCCTGGACGAGTCTCGGTCCACGCAGTACATGAAGGAGTACCAGGACGCTTTCCTCTTTAATGAGCTAA AGGGTGAGACCATGGACACCTCCTGA
- the GYS1 gene encoding glycogen [starch] synthase, muscle gives MPLSRSLSVSSLPGLEDWEDELDLDNAVLFEVAWEVANKVGGIYTVLQTKAKVTGDEWGDNYYLVGPYTDQGVRTQVELLEPPTPALRRTLDSMNSKGCKVYFGRWLIEGGPPVVLLDVGAAAWALERWKGELWDTCSIGVPWYDREANDAVLFGFLTTWFLGEFWAQSDEKPFIVGHFHEWLAGVGLCLCRARKLPVATIFTTHATLLGRYLCAGAVDFYNNLENFNVDKEAGERQIYHRYCMERAAAHCAHVFTTVSQITAIEAQHLLKRKPDIVTPNGLNVKKFSAMHEFQNLHAQSKARIQEFVRGHFYGHLDFNLDKTLYFFIAGRYEFSNKGADVFLEALARLNYLLRVNGSEQTVVAFFIMPARTNNFNVETLKGQAVRKQLWDTANTVKEKFGRKLYESLLVGSLPDMNKMLDKEDFTMMKRAIFATQRQSFPPVCTHNMLDDSSDPILTTIRRIGLFNSSADRVKVIFHPEFLSSTSPLLPVDYEEFVRGCHLGVFPSYYEPWGYTPAECTVMGIPSISTNLSGFGCFMEEHIADPSAYGIYILDRRFRSLDDSCTQLTSFLYSFCQQSRRQRIVQRNRTERLSDLLDWKYLGRYYMFARHMALARAFPDHFTYEPHDADATQGFRYPRPASVPPSPSLSRHSSPHQSEGEEEEEGEENGNRSSGFDEDSERYNEEEEAEKDRRNIRAPEWSRRASASKRGSVDTAPSSSPSTPSEPLSPASSLGEERN, from the exons ATGCCGCTCAGCCGCAGCCTGTCCGTGTCGTCGCTGCCCGGGCTGGAGGACTGGGAAGATGAGCTGGACTTGGACAACGCTGTCCTCTTCGAGGTGGCCTGGGAGGTGGCCAATAAGG TGGGGGGCATCTACACGGTGCTTCAGACCAAAGCCAAAGTGACCGGAGATGAGTGGGGGGACAACTACTACCTGGTGGGGCCCTACACCGATCAGGGGGTGCGGACCCAGGTGGAGCTCTTGGAGCCGCCCACCCCAGCCCTGCGCAGGACCCTGGACTCCATGAACAGCAAAGGCTGCAAG GTGTACTTTGGCCGCTGGCTGATTGAGGGCGGCCCCCCAGTGGTGCTGCTGGACGTGGGGGCTGCTGCCTGGGCTCTGGAGCGCTGGAAGGGCGAGCTGTGGGACACTTGCAGCATTGGGGTCCCCTGGTACGACCGCGAAGCCAATGACGCTGTCCTCTTTGGCTTTCTCACCACTTGGTTCCTGGGAGAG TTCTGGGCTCAGAGCGATGAGAAGCCCTTCATTGTGGGCCATTTCCACGAGTGGCTGGCCGGTGTGGGCCTATGCCTATGTCGGGCCCGGAAGCTACCCGTGGCCACCATCTTCACCACTCACGCCACGCTCTTGGGCCGCTACCTGTGTGCTGGGGCCGTGGATTTCTACAACAACCTGGAGAAT TTCAATGTGGACAAGGAGGCTGGGGAGCGGCAGATCTATCACCGCTACTGTATGGAGCGGGCGGCTGCCCACTGCGCCCACGTCTTTACCACCGTGTCCCAGATCACGGCCATCGAGGCTCAGCACCTGCTGAAGAGGAAGCCAG ATATTGTCACCCCCAATGGGCTCAATGTGAAGAAGTTCTCGGCCATGCATGAGTTCCAGAACCTGCACGCCCAGAGCAAGGCTCGAATCCAGGAGTTTGTGAGGGGCCACTTCTATGG CCACCTGGACTTCAACTTGGACAAGACCCTGTACTTCTTCATCGCCGGCCGCTACGAGTTCTCCAACAAGGGTGCAGATGTCTTCCTGGAGGCCCTGGCTCGCCTCAACTACCTGCTCAGG GTGAATGGCAGCGAGCAGACTGTGGTGGCCTTCTTCATCATGCCGGCACGGACCAACAACTTCAATGTGGAGACCCTCAAGGGCCAGGCCGTGCGCAAGCAGCTCTG GGACACTGCCAACACTGTCAAGGAGAAGTTTGGGAGAAAGCTCTACGAGTCCCTGCTGGT TGGCAGCCTCCCAGACATGAACAAGATGCTGGACAAGGAGGACTTCACCATGATGAAGAGAGCCATCTTTGCTACGCAG CGGCAGTCCTTCCCCCCTGTGTGTACCCACAACATGTTGGATGACTCTTCGGACCCCATCCTCACCACCATCCGACGCATCGGCCTCTTCAATAGCAGCGCCGACCGCGTGAAG GTGATCTTCCATCCTGAGTTCCTCTCGTCCACCAGCCCTCTGCTTCCCGTGGATTATGAAGAGTTTGTTCGGGGCTGCCACCTCGGGGTCTTCCCCTCCTACTACGAGCCCTGGGGCTACACGCCTG CCGAATGCACCGTCATGGGCATCCCCAGTATCTCCACCAACCTCTCGGGCTTCGGCTGTTTCATGGAGGAGCACATCGCGGACCCCTCTGCCTATG GCATCTACATCCTGGACCGGAGGTTCCGAAGCCTGGATGACTCGTGCACCCAACTGACCTCGTTCCTCTATAGCTTCTGCCAGCAGAGCCGGAGACAACGGATTGTCCAACGGAACCGCACAGAAAGGCTCTCAGACCTGCTGGACTGGAAATACCTGGGCCGG tatTACATGTTTGCCCGCCACATGGCCCTGGCCAGGGCCTTCCCGGATCATTTCACGTATGAGCCTCATGATGCTGATGCT ACGCAGGGCTTCCGTTACCCACGCCCAGCCTCAGTGCCCCCATCACCATCCCTGTCCCGCCACTCCAGCCCCCACCAGAgcgagggggaggaagaggaagaaggggaggagaacgGGAACCGAAGCTCAGGCTTCGATGAGGACAGCGAGCGCTACAACGAGGAAGAGGAGGCTGAGAAGGACCGGAGGAACATTCGGGCCCCTGAGTGGTCACGGCGGGCCTCAGCCTCCAAACGGGGTTCTGTTGATACGGCCCCCTCCAGTTCTCCCAGCACCCCCAGCGAACCCCTCAGCCCTGCCAGCTCTCTGGGGGAGGAGCGCAACTAG